A section of the Leptospira kobayashii genome encodes:
- a CDS encoding Crp/Fnr family transcriptional regulator, with protein sequence MNDQTDWGKLQSLQRTCRGGLDLIVQGQESTSLYVLLSGRLSVFRHNVKVSEIKKRGDYIGEIGILLKTPASATTRTETDVVVIEIESSNVVRLFSHSPGMAIALARKMADRLAELNSTFSYLLDKSYRPELVKRFQEHQKNKPAQPTSVVLNLDLLKPYMIECKAGTQILTQNHFPTALYILVNGTLDIVKNGKTIAVENEEGYYLGDVAILRNKPSNATVIAKTDARLIEIKLDKVEGFLHHSPEIALSIAEKLAERTLAINELFLDLQVDAITEMNKKERAPEEKANQSLESFDKIEKEIMTILEMSLH encoded by the coding sequence ATGAACGATCAAACAGATTGGGGTAAATTACAATCCCTTCAAAGAACATGTCGTGGCGGTTTGGATTTAATCGTCCAAGGGCAGGAATCCACTTCGTTATATGTACTGTTAAGCGGTCGACTCAGTGTTTTTCGCCATAATGTAAAGGTTTCCGAGATCAAAAAACGAGGAGACTATATCGGGGAGATCGGTATCTTACTCAAAACTCCTGCGAGCGCCACTACCAGAACGGAAACCGACGTAGTCGTAATAGAAATCGAGTCTTCCAATGTAGTCAGACTTTTTTCGCATAGCCCTGGTATGGCGATTGCTTTGGCTCGTAAAATGGCCGATCGATTGGCCGAATTAAATTCCACCTTCTCTTACTTACTGGACAAATCTTACCGGCCCGAACTTGTAAAACGTTTTCAAGAACATCAAAAAAACAAGCCGGCTCAACCTACTTCCGTAGTATTGAATTTGGATCTTCTAAAACCTTACATGATCGAATGCAAAGCTGGCACACAGATACTGACTCAAAATCATTTTCCAACGGCTTTGTATATTTTAGTGAACGGAACTTTAGATATTGTTAAGAACGGAAAAACGATCGCTGTAGAAAACGAAGAAGGTTATTATTTAGGCGATGTCGCTATCTTGCGAAACAAACCTTCCAACGCCACTGTCATTGCAAAAACGGATGCAAGGTTGATTGAAATCAAATTGGATAAAGTGGAAGGTTTTTTACATCATTCCCCCGAAATCGCATTGTCGATCGCCGAGAAACTTGCGGAAAGGACTTTAGCCATCAATGAATTGTTTTTAGATCTGCAAGTGGATGCGATCACGGAGATGAATAAAAAAGAAAGGGCTCCGGAAGAAAAAGCCAATCAGAGTTTGGAAAGTTTTGATAAAATAGAAAAGGAAATTATGACGATTTTGGAGATGAGTTTGCATTAA
- a CDS encoding tetratricopeptide repeat protein gives MDFKKQLVFVLLMIEIIFSPSLFAEAITEAIQLMERSEYQKSVYVLDSLIKRNPNDSVAWMYKGYANMMLGYYDFALADYRTSYKIQPNLDSLSGIQWAFLAGGKYKESIEAGEQILKDSPNNYYAILRIAEAYYALQEYSEAYNHYNSLHKEHGKDGYSLWKKGLCEYYLGNLPESVSLFKEADKLLPNHPGIQYSIANTHLTPYIAITPEATGFQFKGSDFLGSGQKGGINIAYSPNDDWNFRIGASAEQTQNLNSSSGVQNYLFDPLSLISYNQYRTSLPQSTIRNYLTLPINLYYLDQLLSAKDYQTQKYSGGITYKLSEHFHTFASTHVLQSNTSYLDGGTSTQAGISYTDYYTISFSGTGISHPTSKGGQASLAFYIPFFDGFYSNSIATGQQMSVKYYETVYLSLNPLSTTYQTTRESKGYGFFQQEFGYKGRYFFTGIGGRVGTARTPMMGETWVYTGMDMLNGGYGFIGMKYNGISLQLQYNRDYWLDSRNEKPVSDSVRLSLSWIF, from the coding sequence ATGGATTTTAAAAAACAATTAGTCTTTGTTCTTTTGATGATAGAAATTATTTTCTCGCCTTCATTATTTGCAGAAGCGATCACAGAAGCAATTCAATTGATGGAAAGATCGGAATATCAAAAATCTGTTTATGTTTTGGATAGTTTAATCAAACGAAATCCAAATGATTCGGTTGCTTGGATGTACAAAGGTTATGCGAATATGATGTTAGGGTATTATGACTTTGCTCTCGCAGATTACCGAACATCTTATAAAATTCAACCCAATTTGGATTCCTTATCGGGAATCCAGTGGGCATTTCTCGCAGGAGGAAAATACAAGGAAAGCATCGAGGCCGGAGAACAAATCCTGAAAGATTCACCAAATAATTATTATGCTATACTTAGAATCGCAGAGGCATACTATGCTTTGCAGGAATATTCCGAAGCTTATAATCATTATAATTCATTGCACAAAGAACACGGAAAAGACGGTTATTCTCTTTGGAAAAAAGGACTCTGCGAATATTATTTGGGAAACCTGCCAGAGTCGGTTTCTCTTTTCAAAGAAGCCGATAAACTATTGCCAAACCATCCGGGAATCCAATATTCCATTGCGAACACCCACTTAACACCTTATATAGCGATTACACCGGAAGCAACCGGATTTCAATTCAAAGGTTCTGATTTTTTAGGAAGCGGACAAAAGGGAGGAATCAATATAGCTTATAGTCCTAATGATGATTGGAATTTTCGAATCGGCGCTTCCGCGGAACAAACTCAGAATTTGAATTCTTCTTCAGGCGTTCAGAATTATTTATTCGACCCGCTCAGTCTGATCAGTTACAATCAATATAGAACGTCTCTTCCTCAATCCACAATTCGAAATTATCTGACGCTTCCGATCAATCTGTATTATCTGGATCAATTGTTAAGCGCAAAGGATTATCAAACTCAAAAATATTCCGGAGGAATCACTTACAAATTGTCTGAACATTTTCATACGTTCGCCTCCACTCATGTATTGCAATCCAATACTTCTTACCTGGACGGAGGAACTTCTACCCAGGCAGGTATCAGTTATACTGATTATTATACGATTTCCTTTTCAGGAACGGGAATTTCCCATCCTACAAGTAAAGGTGGGCAAGCAAGTTTGGCCTTTTATATACCTTTCTTCGACGGATTTTATTCCAACTCCATCGCCACTGGGCAACAAATGTCTGTTAAATATTATGAAACGGTTTATCTGTCTTTAAATCCTTTGTCTACGACTTACCAGACAACGAGAGAATCGAAAGGGTACGGATTTTTCCAACAGGAGTTCGGTTATAAAGGCAGATATTTTTTTACCGGAATCGGAGGAAGAGTCGGCACTGCCAGGACACCTATGATGGGTGAAACTTGGGTGTATACCGGAATGGATATGTTGAATGGTGGTTACGGTTTTATCGGAATGAAGTATAATGGTATAAGTCTTCAACTGCAATACAACCGCGATTATTGGCTTGACTCTCGAAATGAGAAGCCCGTATCTGATAGTGTTAGATTGAGTCTCTCTTGGATATTTTAG
- a CDS encoding ATP-binding protein → MKLSHKLFLVYLLFTLAILLPIGIFIYFSAIGLVEKQIQSSLNEKAKHMLDKMDRVLFERYSDMQTIVSDPVFTKKNSNTSEITQKLISYRNQRKVYISLSFYDKNCIRKADTIGFSIGEKCSDSLWTKEVFSDNKISIASDIHYSEELGKKVIVFAAPILNEAGALQGAVAAYISIGRLHQIISNDLEEEENLFIDLVDHDSRSIYSNHTTSLEKADSKRKEENILREDKDTIFAIADEEGFLDFTGNRWSLFLQYPKEKAFEPIRLIRNQGLQIGFLIITISLFLIYYISKKSIKPLMVLKNAAFRLGQGDLQSRVSVSSKDEIGELSQSFNRMADDLSRSLEELEKQNLELEKLDKLKDEFLSNTSHELRTPLNGIIGIAESMMDGASGDLPIQVKSNLRMITSSGKRLASLVNDILDFSKLKNGELILQKKAVDLKSLAEMVLLLTSHLSTNKQITLSNEIPDDIPPVFGDENRLQQILLNLIGNAVKFTNQGHISISVLSQIKNQITVVISDTGIGIPEDKFESIFQSFEQVDASISREYGGTGLGLSITKQLIELQGGKIWLSSELGKGSQFYFTIPISNLPVEEGLMPPLARFQETPVSGDNIKNIHYASTKDRINILIVDDEPVNLQVLENYLNLAHYGVLKANNGEEALKILEQEEVNLILLDIMMPKLSGYDVCKTVRLTHTSGSLPIIMLTAKNLVNDLVYGFECGANDYIAKPFQKEELLTRIRTHIQISTLNKSYGRFVPHDYLQFLSKESIIDVNLGDNVATEMSVIFSDIRSFATLSEGMTPQENFNFINAYFKRISPKVREYGGIIVKYVGDAIMSVYKNETERAIDSVISQLKELEIYNQSRIQKGYLPIKTGYGIHTGFMMLGMIGESHRMQGDAFSDHVNLASRLEGLTKHYGVNVILSADIVAKFKDSSRYSIRYLDRVRVKGRKQAIEIYELMDADEQILRDKKMNLRDDFKKAINFYMAGDMNSAIRIFQSLNEQIPEDKVFQVYLERSKEFSVFGIPEDWDGVYDMKSK, encoded by the coding sequence ATGAAACTTTCTCATAAATTATTTTTAGTATATCTGCTTTTTACTTTGGCAATCCTTCTTCCCATCGGGATTTTCATTTATTTTTCCGCTATCGGTTTGGTGGAAAAACAAATTCAATCCTCTTTAAATGAGAAAGCCAAACATATGTTAGATAAAATGGACCGTGTTTTGTTCGAACGTTATTCTGACATGCAAACGATTGTTTCAGATCCTGTGTTTACTAAAAAAAATTCTAATACTTCCGAAATTACACAAAAACTTATCTCTTACCGTAACCAACGTAAAGTTTATATTTCTCTGTCTTTTTACGACAAAAATTGCATTCGAAAAGCGGATACGATAGGATTTTCCATTGGAGAAAAATGTTCAGACTCACTATGGACCAAGGAAGTTTTTTCAGACAACAAAATCAGCATTGCAAGTGATATACATTACTCAGAAGAGCTTGGCAAAAAAGTAATCGTATTTGCCGCGCCGATTTTGAATGAAGCCGGCGCCTTACAAGGAGCAGTTGCCGCTTATATTTCCATCGGAAGATTGCACCAAATCATCAGTAACGATTTGGAAGAGGAAGAAAATCTATTCATTGATTTGGTTGATCATGACTCCCGTTCTATTTATTCCAATCATACGACTTCTCTGGAAAAGGCGGATTCCAAAAGAAAGGAAGAGAATATTTTAAGAGAGGATAAGGATACGATTTTTGCCATCGCTGACGAAGAAGGATTTTTGGATTTTACCGGAAATAGATGGTCTCTTTTTTTGCAGTATCCGAAAGAAAAAGCATTCGAGCCGATCCGACTCATTCGCAACCAAGGTTTGCAAATAGGTTTTTTGATTATAACGATTTCCCTTTTTCTGATTTATTATATTTCAAAGAAATCGATCAAACCCCTTATGGTTTTAAAAAATGCCGCTTTCCGCTTGGGGCAAGGTGATTTGCAATCGAGAGTTTCTGTTTCATCTAAAGATGAAATCGGAGAATTGTCCCAATCGTTTAACAGAATGGCAGATGATCTAAGTCGTAGTCTGGAAGAATTGGAAAAACAAAATCTGGAATTGGAAAAATTGGATAAATTAAAAGATGAATTTCTTTCCAATACTTCTCATGAATTGAGGACTCCTTTGAATGGAATCATCGGGATTGCAGAGTCCATGATGGATGGTGCCTCAGGGGATTTGCCCATCCAAGTGAAGTCAAATCTGAGAATGATCACTTCCAGCGGGAAACGATTGGCAAGTTTGGTAAATGATATCTTGGATTTTTCCAAACTCAAAAACGGAGAACTCATTCTTCAGAAAAAAGCAGTCGATTTGAAATCTTTGGCAGAGATGGTTTTATTGTTAACTTCTCATCTTTCTACAAATAAACAGATTACATTATCAAATGAGATTCCTGATGATATTCCTCCTGTCTTTGGTGATGAAAACAGACTCCAGCAGATTTTATTGAATTTGATCGGAAATGCCGTAAAATTTACCAATCAAGGACATATCAGTATTTCGGTCTTATCACAAATCAAAAATCAAATAACGGTTGTTATATCTGATACCGGGATTGGAATCCCGGAAGACAAATTCGAATCCATATTTCAATCCTTTGAACAGGTAGATGCATCCATTTCCAGAGAGTATGGTGGCACGGGACTCGGCTTAAGTATCACCAAACAATTGATAGAGTTACAGGGAGGAAAGATATGGCTTTCTTCCGAATTGGGGAAAGGAAGTCAGTTTTATTTTACGATTCCTATTTCCAATCTTCCTGTGGAAGAAGGTCTAATGCCGCCTCTTGCCCGTTTTCAGGAAACTCCTGTTTCCGGTGATAATATAAAAAACATTCACTACGCATCTACCAAAGACCGGATCAATATATTGATTGTTGATGATGAACCGGTCAATTTGCAAGTTTTGGAAAATTATCTTAATCTTGCTCATTACGGAGTTTTAAAGGCAAACAACGGAGAGGAAGCTTTGAAAATCCTGGAACAGGAAGAAGTAAATCTGATTCTTTTGGATATAATGATGCCTAAGTTATCCGGCTATGATGTCTGCAAGACTGTTCGGTTGACCCATACAAGCGGTAGTCTTCCTATCATTATGTTAACCGCAAAAAATTTGGTAAACGATCTCGTTTACGGATTCGAATGCGGAGCCAACGATTATATTGCAAAACCGTTTCAGAAAGAAGAACTTCTTACACGTATCCGAACTCATATTCAGATTTCCACCTTAAACAAGTCATACGGTAGATTTGTTCCTCATGATTACCTTCAATTTCTTTCCAAGGAAAGTATTATCGATGTAAATCTGGGTGACAATGTTGCAACGGAGATGTCGGTGATTTTTTCCGATATACGATCCTTTGCCACATTATCAGAAGGAATGACTCCTCAGGAAAATTTCAATTTTATCAACGCATATTTCAAACGTATTTCTCCCAAAGTGAGGGAATACGGAGGAATCATTGTAAAATACGTCGGCGATGCAATCATGTCCGTTTATAAAAATGAAACGGAACGGGCAATTGATTCGGTGATCTCTCAATTGAAGGAGTTGGAAATATATAACCAGTCAAGAATTCAAAAGGGATATTTACCGATTAAGACGGGTTATGGGATACATACAGGTTTTATGATGCTGGGGATGATCGGAGAATCCCATCGAATGCAGGGAGACGCATTTTCGGATCATGTGAACCTCGCATCCCGTTTGGAAGGACTTACCAAACATTACGGTGTGAATGTGATTTTGAGCGCGGATATTGTGGCAAAGTTCAAAGATAGTTCCCGCTATTCAATACGTTATTTGGATCGCGTGCGGGTCAAAGGTCGAAAGCAAGCGATTGAAATTTACGAATTGATGGATGCCGATGAACAGATATTACGTGATAAAAAAATGAATCTGCGCGATGATTTCAAAAAGGCGATTAACTTCTATATGGCGGGAGACATGAATTCCGCAATCAGAATTTTTCAATCTTTGAACGAGCAGATTCCGGAAGACAAAGTTTTCCAGGTTTATTTGGAACGTTCCAAAGAATTTTCCGTTTTTGGAATCCCCGAGGATTGGGATGGAGTTTATGATATGAAGAGCAAATGA